A single window of Sulfitobacter sp. JL08 DNA harbors:
- a CDS encoding DNA-directed RNA polymerase subunit alpha, which produces MIHKNWAELIKPTQLDVKPGNDPARQATVVAEPLERGFGLTMGNALRRVLMSSLQGAAITSVQIDNVLHEFSSVAGVREDVTDIILNLKGVSLRMEVEGPKRLSISAKGPGVVTAGDISDSSGIEILNRDHVICHLDDGADVFMELTVNTGKGYVAAEKNKPEDAPIGLIPIDAIYSPVKKVSYDVQPTREGQVLDYDKLTMKVETDGSITPDDAVAFAARILQDQLGIFVNFDEPESASRQDDDDGLEFNPLLLKKVDELELSVRSANCLKNDNIVYIGDLIQKTEAEMLRTPNFGRKSLNEIKEVLSGMGLHLGMDVEDWPPDNIEDLAKKFEDAF; this is translated from the coding sequence ATGATCCATAAAAATTGGGCTGAATTGATCAAGCCGACACAACTTGATGTCAAACCCGGCAACGATCCTGCGCGTCAGGCAACCGTTGTGGCAGAACCGCTGGAACGCGGCTTTGGTCTGACGATGGGCAACGCGTTGCGCCGCGTTCTCATGTCGTCCCTGCAAGGGGCCGCGATCACATCGGTGCAGATTGACAATGTGCTGCACGAGTTTTCAAGTGTTGCCGGTGTGCGTGAAGACGTGACCGACATCATCCTGAACCTCAAAGGCGTGTCCCTGCGCATGGAAGTTGAAGGGCCAAAGCGTCTTTCGATTTCGGCCAAGGGCCCCGGTGTTGTGACTGCGGGTGATATTTCCGACAGTTCCGGCATCGAAATCCTGAACCGCGATCATGTCATCTGCCACCTGGACGATGGCGCCGACGTGTTCATGGAACTGACCGTGAATACCGGCAAAGGCTATGTCGCGGCAGAAAAGAACAAACCCGAAGACGCACCCATCGGTCTGATCCCGATTGATGCGATCTATTCGCCGGTCAAAAAAGTCAGCTATGATGTGCAACCGACCCGCGAAGGTCAGGTTCTGGATTATGACAAGCTGACCATGAAGGTTGAAACCGATGGGTCGATCACGCCGGATGATGCCGTGGCCTTTGCCGCGCGCATCCTGCAGGATCAGCTGGGCATTTTCGTCAACTTCGACGAACCAGAAAGCGCGTCGCGTCAGGATGATGATGACGGACTGGAATTCAACCCGCTGCTGCTCAAGAAAGTGGACGAGTTGGAACTGTCTGTGCGTTCGGCAAACTGCCTCAAGAACGACAACATCGTTTACATCGGCGATCTGATCCAGAAAACCGAAGCCGAAATGCTGCGCACCCCGAACTTTGGCCGCAAATCCTTGAACGAGATCAAGGAAGTGCTGTCAGGCATGGGCCTGCATCTGGGCATGGACGTCGAAGACTGGCCACCCGACAATATCGAGGATCTGGCCAAGAAATTCGAAGACGCGTTTTAA
- the rplQ gene encoding 50S ribosomal protein L17, with protein sequence MRHARGYRRLNRTHEHRKALFSNMAGSLIEHEQIKTTLPKAKELRPIIEKMITLAKRGDLHARRQAASKLKQDQYVAKLFDVLGPRYKDRQGGYVRVLKAGFRYGDMAPMAIIEFVDRDRDAKGAGDKARLAAEEAAED encoded by the coding sequence ATGCGTCACGCACGTGGTTACCGCCGCCTGAACCGGACACATGAGCACCGTAAGGCTCTGTTTTCCAACATGGCAGGCTCGCTCATTGAACATGAGCAGATCAAGACAACTTTGCCCAAGGCAAAAGAACTGCGCCCGATCATCGAAAAGATGATCACGCTGGCCAAACGCGGCGACCTGCACGCCCGCCGTCAGGCCGCGTCCAAGCTGAAACAAGACCAGTATGTCGCCAAATTGTTCGACGTATTGGGCCCGCGCTACAAAGACCGCCAAGGTGGCTATGTGCGCGTGCTGAAGGCCGGTTTCCGCTATGGCGACATGGCCCCGATGGCGATCATCGAATTCGTTGATCGTGATCGCGACGCCAAAGGCGCCGGCGACAAGGCCCGTCTGGCCGCAGAAGAAGCCGCCGAAGATTAA